A window of Pseudomonas denitrificans (nom. rej.) genomic DNA:
ACGCAGCGCAGCTCGTAGATGTCGACCGCGTCTTCCAGGGTGATGATGGCGACGCGCGGACCCTTGGCATCGGCGAACTCCACCAGGCCCTCGGACTCCAGGTGGCGCAGTGCCTCGCGCACCGAAGTGCGGCTGACGCCCAGGCGATCGCACAGATCGCGCTCCACCAGGCGGTCGCCCGGCAGCAGCTGGAAGTTGAGGATGGCGCCGCGCAGCTTGTCGAGGACGATTTCGCGCAGGGTGACGGGGTTGCGATTGACCTTGAAGCTATCGTCGAGTGGCAAGCGTTTCATGGGGTCCGCTCTGTGTTCTGGCTGTCCATAGGAAGAACGATGGAGCACCTTCGGGCGCTCCATCGTCAAGTCGGGCCAGCAATCAACCACGTTCCTCGGCGTCGGCGTCGGCGTCGGCCTCGGCGAAGGCTTCGCGGGCGAGGCGGAAACTGTCCACCGCCGCGGGAACCCCGCAATAGATGCCGACCTGCAGGAGGATCTCGCGGATCTGCTCGCGGGATAACCCGTTACGCAGAGCGCCGCGCACGTGCAGCTTGAGTTCGTGGGGGCGGTTGAGTGCCGAAATCATCGCCAAGTTTATCATGCTGCGTTCCTTGAGCGATAAGCCGTCCCGGCCCCAG
This region includes:
- a CDS encoding carboxymuconolactone decarboxylase family protein produces the protein MSNEKYEKGLAIRTQVLGEAYVNKSIQNADDFTRPLQEMVTEYCWGHVWGRDGLSLKERSMINLAMISALNRPHELKLHVRGALRNGLSREQIREILLQVGIYCGVPAAVDSFRLAREAFAEADADADAEERG